A window of Sander vitreus isolate 19-12246 chromosome 18, sanVit1, whole genome shotgun sequence contains these coding sequences:
- the ppp1r14c gene encoding protein phosphatase 1 regulatory subunit 14C yields the protein MSAASTETSAPLPTAGSRVFFQGAPGVGCVGSGPITGDDPVQKKQGKVTVKYDRKELRKRLVLEEWIIEQLSELYDCEEEEMPEVEIDIDDLLEVNSDDERASKLQESLIDCYKPTEVFVRELLGRIRGMRKLSAPTKKGL from the exons ATGTCGGCCGCCAGCACCGAGACTAGCGCCCCGCTGCCCACCGCCGGCAGCCGCGTCTTCTTCCAAGGTGCGCCTGGAGTTGGCTGCGTGGGGTCCGGCCCCATCACCGGGGACGACCCGGTCCAGAAGAAACAGGGCAAAGTGACGGTCAAGTACGACAGGAAAGAGCTGCGGAAAAGACTCGTCCTGGAGGAGTGGATCATCGAGCAGCTCAGCGAGTTGTATGACTGTGAG gaGGAAGAGATGCCAGAGGTAGAGATAGACATAGATGATCTGTTGGAGGTCAACAGTGACGACGAGAGAGCCAGCAAACTGCAG GAATCATTAATAGACTGCTACAAACCAACAGAG GTCTTTGTCCGCGAGCTGCTGGGCAGGATAAGGGGAATGAGAAAACTCAGTGCGCCAACTAAAAAGGGCCTATAA
- the iyd gene encoding iodotyrosine deiodinase: protein MALLSVLTPVLVVVLCLVIGFMLLGSLETKTTSTSPGKTEGASKADFRPWVDQDLQDDTEITKEGEDGDWADSNEDEDLLHVPYSPPRYPEETMLARSKDLYTLMNQRRSVRFISPEPFPQEVIDNVIRTAGTAPSGAHTEPWTFVVVSDPETKHKIRRIVEEEEEVNYRQRMGDKWVHDLAKLKTNWIKEYLDVAPYLVLVFKQTYGILPNGKKRTHYYNEISVSISCGLLLAALQNVGLVTVTTTPLNCGPQLRLLLRRPANEKLLILLPVGYPASDATVPDLKRKPLDDIMVHI from the exons ATGGCTCTGCTCTCCGTCCTCACGCCTGTTCTGGTGGTGGTCCTGTGCCTGGTGATAGGCTTCATGCTGCTGGGGTCACTGGAGACGAAGACCACCTCGACCTCCCCGGGAAAAACCGAAGGGGCTTCAAAAGCGGACTTTAGACCGTGGGTGGACCAGGACTTACAGGACGATACAGAAATCACAAAAGAGGGCG AGGATGGTGATTGGGCGGACAGCAATGAGGATGAAGACCTTTTACATGTGCCTTACTCACCACCACGTTACCCAGAGGAGACGATGCTGGCAAGATCCAAGGATTTGTACACTCTGATGAACCAGCGGAGGTCTGTCCGATTCATCAGCCCAGAGCCGTTCCCACAGGAAGTCATCGATAATGTCATCCGCACTGCAG GTACGGCCCCTAGTGGAGCACACACAGAGCCCTGGACGTTTGTCGTGGTGTCAGACCCAGAGACGAAGCACAAAATCAGACGGATagtggaagaagaggaggaggtcaaCTACCGTCAGAGGATGGGGGACAAGTGGGTCCATGATTTGGCCAAGTTAAA GACAAACTGGATCAAGGAGTACTTGGATGTTGCTCCATATCTAGTCCTCGTCTTCAAACAGACCTATGGGATTCTACCAAACGGCAAGAAAAGGACACATTACTACAATGAAATCAGTGTCTCCATATCCTGTGGACTACTCTTGGCTGCATTACAG AATGTGGGTCTTGTCACCGTCACAACGACGCCCCTAAACTGTGGCCCCCAGCTCAGGCTCCTCCTCAGACGGCCAGCCAACGAGAAGCTGTTGATTTTACTTCCTGTAGGTTATCCTGCTTCTGACGCTACAGTCCCTGACTTAAAACGCAAGCCGCTGGATGATATTATGGTGCACATATAA